From Ananas comosus cultivar F153 linkage group 8, ASM154086v1, whole genome shotgun sequence, one genomic window encodes:
- the LOC109714165 gene encoding uncharacterized protein LOC109714165 isoform X2, producing the protein MTCGAGEKRANFELGVETGPRTIDGLGIIPLFSWYHKSFDKEKDITDVKIPSLEMACKDFHACKWSPQLSNNGVALALHFDMMNEMNHNAIKEVQTTSNHIITFSHFVPRQELCPEKRMLFYPNLPKIIGSDFLEKRLRSIHGNFVSGSACHLFGHTHFCWDSVVDGIRYVQAPLAYPRERKRRMNGGEDWLPFCIYFKGFTDKLSPAYWSDYYSENKREPKNTDLAPWVAKFYTRHTRRRGP; encoded by the exons ATGACTTGTGGTGCCGGAGAGAAGAGGGCAAATTT TGAACTTGGAGTAGAGACCGGCCCGAGAACCATCGATGGTTTGGGAATCATTCCCCTGTTTTCTTGGTATCACAAG AGTTTTGACAAAGAGAAGGACATAACTGATGTTAAAATTCCTTCACTTGAAATG GCTTGCAAGGACTTTCATGCTTGCAAATGGTCTCCTCAGTTATCCAACAATGGTGTCGCACTAGCCCTCCACTTTGACATGATGAATGAGATGAACCATAATGCAATTAAAGAAGTTCAGACGACCAGTAATCATATAATAacattttctcactttgttCCAAG GCAAGAATTGTGCCCGGAGAAGAGAATGCTTTTCTATCCTAACCTTCCAAAGATTATAGGCTCGGATTTTCTGGAAAAGAGACTAAGATCAATACATGGAAACTTTGTAAGCGGCTCGGCTTGTCATTTGTTTGGGCATACACACTTCTGTTGGGATTCTGTTGTTGACGGAATCAG GTATGTCCAAGCGCCTCTCGCTTATcccagagaaagaaaaaggaggatGAATGGCGGCGAAGATTGGCTACCATTCTGCATTTATTTTAAAGGATTTACTGATAAATTATCTCCGGCCTATTGGTCTGATTATTACTCTGAGAACAAAAGGGAACCTAAGAACACTGATCTTGCACCATGGGTTGCCAAATTTTATACGAG ACATACAAGGAGAAGAGGGCCATGA
- the LOC109714163 gene encoding leucine-rich repeat receptor-like protein kinase PXC1 translates to MNSNMKHLRIFILTVVILIAAVSGSTNEELLYRNERNDLLELRDSLRSAVNLHSNWTGPPCYNSRSRWFGITCRNLSVVGIALEGIQLTGSLRPTALQNVTHLRKLSLRDNAIHGELPSLEGLVHLREVSFSGNRFSGPIPRDFTSLARLTRLELQDNLLNGTIPPFDQQSLTEFNVSYNFLRGQVPETSVMLRFPESSFDHNSELCGKLVNNPCAVVVAPPIGRQVPPRPSRGTPSPSIRHLNKRRKKGLKLWSVALIAVGAALVPFMALFSLYVYKRHRKTKCDGEHSEMSSRFINKAMKELGSPAEPEEGTELEFFNQEKAVFNLNCLYRSSAEVIGKGKLGITYKVTIESGLVVIVKRMRNMSGVSRKEFVQQLQLFGRLRHENIAEIISYHYSKEEKLVIYEHIPGASLFQLLHDNRGEGRIPLKWATRLSIVKGIARGLAYLHQCLPFQKVPHANLKSSNVLILHTHHLHNKNYLPKLTDYGFQPLLPHMHKLAIAKSPEYSHNRKLTNKADVFCFGLLLLEVVTGRVPGDEEADLSSWVRLAVRNEWSTDILDLEIMAEKESHGEMLKLVEIALECTEHEAEKRPRMNDVVRRIEDIKEGKSERKDLIIEI, encoded by the exons ATGAACTCCAACATGAAGCATTTGAGAATCTTTATTCTCACTGTGGTGATTTTGATAGCAGCAGTATCTGGGAGCACTAATGAGGAGCTGCTTTACCGCAACGAAAGGAACGACCTCCTCGAGCTCCGCGACTCGCTGCGCTCCGCCGTGAACTTGCACTCCAACTGGACCGGCCCGCCGTGCTACAACAGCCGGAGTCGGTGGTTTGGGATCACGTGTAGGAATTTGAGCGTTGTCGGGATCGCGCTCGAAGGGATCCAGCTCACCGGCTCGCTCCGGCCGACTGCGCTTCAGAATGTGACACATCTACGCAAACTCAGCCTTCGAGACAACGCCATTCACGGCGAACTCCCGAGCCTCGAAGGCCTCGTCCACCTCCGCGAGGTTTCCTTCTCCGGGAACCGGTTCTCGGGGCCGATACCTAGAGACTTCACATCCTTGGCGAGACTGACTCGGCTCGAACTACAAGACAATCTTCTCAACGGCACGATCCCGCCGTTCGATCAGCAGAGCTTGACGGAGTTCAACGTGTCATATAACTTCCTCCGAGGCCAAGTTCCGGAGACTTCGGTTATGCTGAGGTTCCCGGAGAGTTCTTTCGATCACAATTCGGAGCTTTGCGGGAAGTTGGTGAATAACCCGTGCGCGGTGGTCGTGGCTCCTCCAATCGGTCGCCAAGTTCCACCACGGCCTTCCCGTGGCACGCCATCGCCTTCTATTAGGCATTTGaataaaaggagaaagaagGGTTTGAAGCTGTGGAGTGTCGCCCTGATTGCAGTTGGTGCAGCTTTGGTTCCTTTCATGGCCCTCTTCTCCTTGTATGTCTACAAAAGGCATAGAAAGACAAAGTGTGATGGAGAACATTCAG AAATGTCATCTCGATTCATCAATAAGGCGATGAAAGAATTAGGGAGTCCAGCCGAGCCAGAAGAAGGCActgagttagagttcttcaaccAAGAAAAGGCCGTTTTCAACCTCAATTGCCTATATAGATCTTCAGCTGAAGTGATAGGGAAAGGGAAGCTAGGGATCACATACAAAGTGACGATAGAGTCGGGCCTGGTCGTCATCGTAAAGAGGATGAGGAATATGAGTGGGGTGAGCAGGAAAGAGTTTGTGCAGCAGCTGCAGTTGTTTGGGAGGCTGCGGCATGAGAACATTGCAGAGATCATCTCATACCACTACTCCAAGGAAGAGAAGTTGGTCATCTATGAACATATCCCTGGTGCGAGCTTGTTTCAATTGTTACATG ATAACAGAGGAGAAGGAAGAATACCTTTGAAATGGGCAACAAGGCTAAGCATTGTAAAGGGAATAGCCAGAGGCTTAGCTTACCTCCACCAGTGCCTCCCCTTCCAAAAGGTCCCCCATGCTAACCTCAAATCCTCCAATGTACTCATCCTTCACACCCACCACCTCCATAACAAAAACTATCTCCCGAAGCTCACGGACTATGGTTTCCAACCCCTCCTCCCCCACATGCACAAATTAGCGATAGCAAAATCACCGGAGTACTCTCATAACAGGAAATTAACGAACAAGGCCGACGTGTTCTGCTTCGGCCTCTTGCTATTAGAGGTAGTTACGGGTCGTGTCCCAGGCGATGAAGAGGCGGATTTGTCAAGTTGGGTGAGATTAGCGGTGAGAAATGAGTGGTCGACGGATATACTGGATTTGGAAATAATGGCGGAGAAAGAGAGCCACGGAGAAATGCTGAAGCTTGTGGAGATTGCTCTCGAGTGTACGGAACATGAGGCAGAGAAAAGGCCGAGGATGAACGATGTGGTGAGGAGGATCGAAGATATCAAGGAAGGAAAAAGTGAAAGGAAAGATTTGATCATAGAGATCTAG
- the LOC109713855 gene encoding protein TIC110, chloroplastic (The sequence of the model RefSeq protein was modified relative to this genomic sequence to represent the inferred CDS: added 189 bases not found in genome assembly) has protein sequence MELSLLIPYPSPSPRLLFSPLKPSPLLRLHPRRNPPLVLRRRCCSRRISLLRCSAAAPSVATSAAADDAKPSAFGARKELSPLQAVVDALSPPARLASSAVLAAAAIAAGYGLGLRLGGTRAAAIGGAAVLGAAGGAVVYALNASVPEVAAANLHNLVASYDDPAALNREDVESILKKYGVKKEDEAFRAELCDLYSRFVSSVLPPGAEDLKGNEVETIIKFKAALGIDDPDAANVHMEIGRRIFRERLETGDREADMEQRKAFQKLIYVSNLVFGEASTFLLPWKRLFRVTDSQVDIAIRENAKRLYAFKLQSVGRNIDAKQLIDLRKAQLLYRLSDEIAAEMFREHTRKLIEENISTALEILKSRTKALRGSKVVIEELEKVLVLNELLISLSKHAEAAQFAPGVGPISLLGGEYDGDRKIGDLKLLYRAYAGEAFPNGRLDEKKLVALNHLRNIFGLGKREAEAIMLDITSTLYRKRLAKSFNTELAEAPSKAAFLQNLCEELHFDPENASKIHEEIYRQKLQQFVADGELSKEDVESLMSYQVRLCIPQQTVDAAHAEICSRLFEKVVKDAIASGVEGYDAEVRASVRKAAQGLRLKKEDAMAIASKAVRRVFLNYVQRARGAGNRIETAKELKKMIAFNTLVVTELISDIKGESTTLPTEPVSSEPEQIVEEKEEDEWESLQTLRKTRPSKELEAKLGKPGQTEITLKDDLPFRERADLYESYLLFCITGEVTVVPFGAQITTKKDNAEYLLLNQLGGILGLTNKEVVDIHIKFAEQAFTKRAEVILADGQLSKARIEQLAEVQKQVGLPGEYAQKVIKNITTTKMAAAIETAVNRGRIGIQQVRELKEANVDLDSMISVTLRENIFRKTVEEIFSSGTGVFDEHEVYEKIPADLSIDAEKAKGIVQELAKTRLENSLVQAVALLRQRNRDGVVASLNDMLACDTAVPSEPLSWSSPQELDDLYCSYLKSIPKPEKLSRLQYLLGISDEKASMLQDAAAQGALPMGNEEEEEEFAF, from the exons gccgccgccgatgatGCGAAGCCCTCCGCCTTCGGCGCCAGGAAGGAGCTCTCCCCGCTCCAGGCCGTGGTCGACGCGCTCTCCCCCCCGGCGAGGCTCGCCAGCTCCGCcgtcctcgccgccgccgccatcgccgccggaTACGGCCTAGGGCTCCGCCTCGGGGGTACCCGCGCCGCGGCgatcggcggcgccgccgttCTCGGGGCCGCGGGGGGCGCCGTCGTCTATGCGCTCAATGCAAGTGTGCCGGAGGTAGCGGCAGCGAATCTCCACAATCTCGTCGCCAGCTACGATGATCCGGCCGCGCTGAACAGGGAGGATGTTGAATCCATCTTGAAGAA ATATGGTGTTAAGAAAGAAGATGAGGCCTTCAGAGCAGAGCTTTGCGATTTGTATAGTAG GTTTGTCTCTTCAGTTCTTCCACCTGGAGCTGAAGATCTCAAAGGCAATGAGGTTGAGacaattataaaattcaaaGCAGCTCTTGGAATTGATGATCCGGATGCAGCTAACGTTCACATGGAG ATTGGAAGGCGAATTTTCAGGGAGAGGTTGGAAACAGGAGATCGTGAAGCTGATATGGAGCAGCGAAAG GCATTTCAGAAGCTTATTTATGTATCAAATCTGGTGTTTGGTGAAGCATCAACATTCCTGTTGCCATGGAAACGTCTCTTCCGGGTCACTGATTCGCAG GTTGATATAGCTATTCGGGAGAACGCCAAGAGATTGTATGCTTTCAAGCTCCAGTCTGTTGGAAGAA ATATTGATGCAAAGCAGCTAATTGATTTGAGAAAAGCACAACTTCTTTACAGACTTTCCGATGAG ATTGCTGCTGAGATGTTTAGGGAGCATACAAGGAAATTGATTGAAGAAAATATCTCAACAGCTCTTGAAATTCTCAAGTCTCGCACAAAAGCACT AAGGGGATCTAAAGTAGTAATCGAAGAGCTTGAGAAGGTTCTGGTGCTAAATGAGTTGCTGATTTCGTTGAGCAAACATGCTGAAGCTGCTCAATTCGCTCCAGGCGTTGGACCTATTTCTTTGTTAG GTGGAGAATATGACGGCGATAGAAAGATAGGTGATCTAAAGCTGCTATACAGAGCTTATGCAGGGGAAGCATTCCCAAATGGACGGCTTGATGAGAAAAAG CTTGTTGCTTTGAACCATCTGAGGAACATATTTGGTTTAGGAAAACGCGAGGCAGAAGCAATTATGCTAGATATCACGTCTACTCTGTATCGAAAGCGGCTTGCAAAGTCCTTCAACACTGAGCTGGCGGAGGCTCCTAGCAAAGCGGCCTTCCTCCAAAATCTTTGTGAAGAGTTACATTTTGATCCAGAAAATGCTAGCAAAATACACGAAG AAATTTACCGGCAAAAACTTCAACAGTTTGTAGCTGATGGGGAGTTGAGTAAGGAAGATGTAGAGTCTTTAATGTCTTATCAAGTTCGTCTCTGTATTCCTCAACAAACTGTTGATGCAGCTCATGCTGAGATATGCAGTCGCTTGTTCGAGAAG GTTGTCAAGGATGCAATTGCATCAGGTGTTGAGGGGTATGATGCTGAAGTCAGAGCATCTGTAAGGAAGGCTGCTCAAGGGTTGCGCTTAAAAAAGGAAGATGCCATGGCCATTGCTAGCAAAGCG GTGCGAAGGGTATTTTTGAATTATGTTCAACGAGCTCGAGGGGCAGGCAACCGCATCGAAACTGCGAAAGAGCTAAAAAAGATGATTGCATTCAACACCTTGGTTGTCACTGAGTTGATATCCGACATTAAAGGTGAGTCGACAACTTTACCAACTGAACCTGTTAGTTCCGAACCAGAACAGAttgtagaagaaaaagaagaagatgagtgGGAGTCATTGCAGACACTGAGAAAGACCAGGCCCAGCAAAGAACTTGAGGCAAAGCTGGGCAAGCCAGGTCAAACAGAAATAACTCTCAAAGATGATCTTCCATTCAGGGAGAGAGCTGATCTCTATGAGTCCTACTTGCTCTTTTGCATCACTGGTGAGGTCACCGTAGTTCCCTTTGGAGCACAGATCACCACAAAGAAGGACAATGCCGAATATTTGCTTCTAAACCAGCTTGGAGGAATACTCGGTTTGACAAATAAAGAAGTTGTGGATATTCATATTAAGTTTGCTGAACAAGCATTTACGAAACGGGCCGAGGTTATTTTAGCCGATGGGCAACTAAGCAAAGCTCGGATTGAACAGCTTGCTGAAGTTCAAAAGCAGGTGGGCTTGCCTGGTGAGTATGCACAAAAGGTTATTAAGAACATAACAACAACGAAAATGGCAGCTGCGATAGAAACAGCTGTGAACCGAGGGAGGATTGGTATACAACAGGTGAGAGAGTTAAAGGAAGCAAATGTTGATTTGGATAGCATGATATCGGTAACTTTGAGGGAAAACATCTTTAGGAAAACTGTGGAGGAGATCTTTTCGTCAGGTACGGGTGTGTTCGATGAGCACGAAGTGTATGAAAAGATCCCGGCAGATCTTAGTATAGATGCTGAGAAGGCTAAAGGGATTGTTCAGGAGCTTGCTAAGACTAGGCTGGAGAACTCACTTGTTCAAGCTGTTGCATTACTCCGGCAGCGGAACCGAGATGGAGTG GTTGCTTCCCTGAACGATATGCTTGCTTGTGACACTGCGGTCCCTTCTGAGCCGTTATCATGGTCCTCACCACAAGAGCTTGATGACTTGTACTGCTCGTATCTCAAGAGCATTCCGAAGCCCGAGAAGCTCTCTCGGCTGCAGTACTTGCTCGGCATAAGCGATGAAAAGGCTTCGATGCTTCAAGACGCCGCAGCGCAGGGAGCATTGCCGATGGGaaacgaagaggaagaggaagaatttGCGTTTTAA
- the LOC109714165 gene encoding uncharacterized protein LOC109714165 isoform X1 produces the protein MFDEMLMAMVRSPPSQSPLLQQANPPRDGFDRRNPRNHLRSVRNRCAKRQRNLPANRLYNCRSEAESPRVFVVSDLHTDYPENMAWVRRLSRAWHGGDVLVVAGDVAETYRNFVSTMAELKERFGAVFFVPGNHDLWCRREEGKFMNSLEKLNALLDACSELGVETGPRTIDGLGIIPLFSWYHKSFDKEKDITDVKIPSLEMACKDFHACKWSPQLSNNGVALALHFDMMNEMNHNAIKEVQTTSNHIITFSHFVPRQELCPEKRMLFYPNLPKIIGSDFLEKRLRSIHGNFVSGSACHLFGHTHFCWDSVVDGIRYVQAPLAYPRERKRRMNGGEDWLPFCIYFKGFTDKLSPAYWSDYYSENKREPKNTDLAPWVAKFYTRHTRRRGP, from the exons ATGTTCGACGAAATGCTCATGGCTATGGTGCGATCCCCACCCTCGCAATCCCCTCTTCTCCAACAAGCCAATCCTCCCCGCGACGGATTCGATCGCCGGAACCCAAGAAACCACCTCCGGAGCGTGAGGAATCGGTGCGCGAAGAGGCAGCGAAACTTGCCCGCAAACCGTTTGTACAATTGCCGCAGCGAGGCGGAGTCCCCGAGGGTCTTCGTCGTCTCCGATCTGCACACGGATTACCCCGAGAACATGGCGTGGGTGCGGCGCCTCTCGCGCGCGTGGCACGGGGGCGACGTCCTCGTCGTCGCCGGGGACGTGGCGGAGACGTATAGGAACTTCGTGTCGACAATGGCGGAGTTGAAGGAGAGGTTCGGGGCCGTGTTCTTCGTGCCCGGGAACCATGACTTGTGGTGCCGGAGAGAAGAGGGCAAATTT ATGAATTCACTGGAGAAACTGAACGCATTGCTTGATGCATGCAGTGAACTTGGAGTAGAGACCGGCCCGAGAACCATCGATGGTTTGGGAATCATTCCCCTGTTTTCTTGGTATCACAAG AGTTTTGACAAAGAGAAGGACATAACTGATGTTAAAATTCCTTCACTTGAAATG GCTTGCAAGGACTTTCATGCTTGCAAATGGTCTCCTCAGTTATCCAACAATGGTGTCGCACTAGCCCTCCACTTTGACATGATGAATGAGATGAACCATAATGCAATTAAAGAAGTTCAGACGACCAGTAATCATATAATAacattttctcactttgttCCAAG GCAAGAATTGTGCCCGGAGAAGAGAATGCTTTTCTATCCTAACCTTCCAAAGATTATAGGCTCGGATTTTCTGGAAAAGAGACTAAGATCAATACATGGAAACTTTGTAAGCGGCTCGGCTTGTCATTTGTTTGGGCATACACACTTCTGTTGGGATTCTGTTGTTGACGGAATCAG GTATGTCCAAGCGCCTCTCGCTTATcccagagaaagaaaaaggaggatGAATGGCGGCGAAGATTGGCTACCATTCTGCATTTATTTTAAAGGATTTACTGATAAATTATCTCCGGCCTATTGGTCTGATTATTACTCTGAGAACAAAAGGGAACCTAAGAACACTGATCTTGCACCATGGGTTGCCAAATTTTATACGAG ACATACAAGGAGAAGAGGGCCATGA